From the genome of Vicia villosa cultivar HV-30 ecotype Madison, WI linkage group LG2, Vvil1.0, whole genome shotgun sequence, one region includes:
- the LOC131646524 gene encoding xylan glycosyltransferase MUCI21-like, which translates to MEGKTVLLSIWGTWFALLGLIFFLQLTFVRDVTKQMFSNLHRNLDLKVNTTLITCDRSNEDFDICTMNGPTLLDQTSLTLFTLNPSRTQPHFHVKIQPYPLKNSKDAMSSISEFTLTSHPQKYSSQCGVTHHSPALVFSGSGYTGNFYHDMNEIFIPLFITINSLSHDQDVILVIIDSKDWWLKKYADLLSAFSPHHIIIKTNNLTTTHCFPSAIIGLIKHGQLIINPKLLPNPKTLFDFHAFLENAYIKKDTSPMYSANTNTSRPLLTLVGRKGNSRVILNQEEVIKLAEDIGFNVHVLETTKDSSVAETYRLIHSSHVMLGVHGAGLTNLLFLRQGSVSVQIVPIGLEWASETYYNKPTKILGLEYVEYKVGANESSLSWKYGADSLVIEDPETFRDGKWANQLVYLKKQNVIIDLIRFKKCLIEVYKKAILFMNTSGS; encoded by the exons ATGGAAGGGAAGACAGTATTATTGTCAATATGGGGTACATGGTTTGCACTATTGGGactcatcttctttctccagctAACTTTTGTGCGAG ATGTTACTAAGCAAATGTTCTCAAACCTGCACAGAAATTTGGATTTGAAAGTTAATACTACATTAATCACATGTGACCGTTCTAATGAAGATTTTGATATATGTACCATGAATGGTCCAACCCTTCTAGACCAAACTTCATTaactctttttaccttgaacCCATCAAGAACCCAACCTCACTTCCATGTTAAAATTCAACCTTATCCTCTCAAAAATAGTAAAGATGCAATGTCTTCTATTAGTGAATTCACTCTCACATCACATCCACAAAAATATTCATCTCAATGTGGTGTCACACATCATAGTCCAGCTCTAGTTTTTAGTGGAAGTGGGTACACTGGAAATTTCTACCATGATATGAATGAAATTTTCATACCACTTTTTATCACCATCAATTCATTATCTCATGATCAAGATGTGATACTTGTAATAATAGATAGTAAAGATTGGTGGTTAAAAAAGTATGCTGATTTATTATCTGCTTTTAGTCCTCACCACATAATCATCAAGACAAATAACCTAACAACCACACATTGTTTTCCATCAGCAATCATAGGTTTGATAAAACATGGACAATTGATCATAAACCCTAAGTTGTTACCAAACCCTAAAactctctttgattttcatgcatTTTTAGAAAATGCATATATAAAAAAGGACACGTCACCAATGTATTCAGCTAATACTAATACGAGTAGGCCTCTTTTAACATTGGTGGGTAGAAAAGGAAATTCTCGTGTGATTCTGAATCAAGAAGAAGTCATCAAGTTAGCTGAAGATATAGGGTTCAATGTACATGTTCTAGAGACAACAAAAGACTCCTCAGTAGCCGAAACATATAGGTTGATTCATTCGAGCCATGTAATGTTAGGGGTGCATGGTGCAGGCCtaacaaatttattatttcttAGACAAGGTTCGGTGTCGGTTCAAATCGTGCCTATTGGACTCGAGTGGGCTTCAGAAACTTATTATAACAAACCAACCAAGATTTTGGGATTGGAATATGTTGAGTACAAAGTTGGGGCAAATGAAAGTAGCTTGTCTTGGAAATATGGAGCTGATAGTTTAGTGATTGAAGATCCAGAAACTTTTCGTGATGGTAAATGGGCTAATCAACTTGTGTACTTGAAGAAgcaaaatgtgataattgatttaattagatTTAAAAAATGCTTGATAGAAGTGTATAAAAAAGCTATATTATTTATGAATACTAGTGGTAGTTAG